The Candidatus Palauibacter australiensis genome contains a region encoding:
- a CDS encoding DUF6503 family protein, with product MKTHSVFRPASGLACRSAFSAASRAGLVLLVAACAPRPAADEDASGSAAATDLTPAQELVARSVAFHDPDGVWGSRSISMSWVGTDGEGGERVAVDLEFGADERDFALAGRYRGSAIEYETTADGWSASVDGVAQADLPDADRERMRLHREDGMFWRSYYGFLAGLPMKISDPGSHLDHDVIETAFMDREVHAVRVTYDPDTGGDTWYFYFDPATAQLVGCRFYHEESANDGEYITFEGLTGDSGLRLPRLRGWYVNADGRHLGTDEVRTVRVGP from the coding sequence ATGAAAACTCACTCTGTGTTCCGACCGGCGTCCGGACTGGCGTGCCGGTCCGCTTTCAGCGCCGCGTCCCGGGCCGGGCTCGTCCTGCTCGTCGCCGCCTGCGCCCCTCGTCCCGCGGCGGACGAGGACGCCTCCGGTTCGGCGGCGGCAACCGATCTCACCCCGGCGCAGGAACTCGTGGCGCGATCGGTGGCCTTCCACGATCCGGACGGGGTCTGGGGCAGCCGGTCGATCTCGATGTCGTGGGTCGGGACCGACGGAGAGGGCGGGGAACGCGTCGCCGTCGACCTGGAGTTCGGCGCGGACGAGCGCGACTTCGCCCTCGCGGGCCGCTATCGAGGGTCCGCGATCGAGTACGAGACGACGGCCGATGGCTGGTCCGCGTCCGTGGACGGGGTCGCGCAGGCGGACCTCCCCGACGCGGACCGCGAGCGCATGCGCCTCCATCGAGAGGACGGGATGTTCTGGCGCAGCTACTACGGGTTCCTGGCGGGTCTTCCGATGAAGATCTCCGACCCCGGCTCCCATCTCGATCACGATGTCATCGAGACCGCCTTCATGGACCGGGAGGTCCACGCCGTCCGGGTCACCTACGACCCGGATACCGGCGGCGACACGTGGTACTTCTACTTCGATCCTGCGACGGCGCAGCTCGTGGGGTGCCGCTTCTACCACGAAGAGAGCGCGAACGACGGCGAGTACATCACCTTTGAGGGCCTGACCGGAGACAGCGGACTGCGCCTGCCGCGACTGCGGGGCTGGTACGTGAACGCCGATGGCCGTCATCTGGGGACCGATGAGGTGCGGACGGTTCGGGTCGGTCCGTGA